The Arachis hypogaea cultivar Tifrunner chromosome 14, arahy.Tifrunner.gnm2.J5K5, whole genome shotgun sequence genome has a segment encoding these proteins:
- the LOC112743988 gene encoding disease resistance protein RGA2 isoform X1: MSGLRTIYAQVPKQHNSDDCGVFVYKYLQQWKPNTSLQGCNQEQIAYFRKELLLSCVLSDSNTKREELLHQVDKYFKMSSPSGFQYDDNSNCEILPPTKKSVTPKERNVTSKEVVSVSPRTQKKKVAKRYVEHMIDEQAGEDFILHSNPTGSTMVEVVPHIITTLMERMRCLDAFGKKITKIKDSIIRHLLPIKMEAERSDGPALLLTPNWLNDVMDALTDLRDLLDDHGIPADATPLPKKRNICFSSCHLASCGLLHNLQKVEKWLQPIVVYVTPMEIYKRSMLTKTVVEEGERKIAGRENENEEIINRILSLTTVEGVVSVLRIVGMKGIGKTALAELVCCDIRVTTKFSVIWISGIHGNSYVESVKKEMIRELEIEGKGMKKIEDLNPEEATRRSRFLLVLDDLRSENHEELLSLRRELREVPGSSGGVILVTTQNSLGPPKLVRYTLRLDILGEENFWALFEKVIGGVSSESKTSDAQKKLIKKCRGVPAAITKLATMLKTREAISEADIKNLERIFMQEMKTMYYDELPSWHLKQCFAYLPFIFPKAGQAVKVETLVQLWMAEGFLGPFNSSSQPEELGISIIKEFCRRSILSVREDQFGSITDCGMYNPLLLDLSRFVAGEGRCYMDDRGESVMQTVRRVFLTQDFDFSNGIPESLNKTKKHLRTILFPLPGNNDWSSRIPHDVTLSLSACDAIFRAFESLHVLGLADLGMRMLPSSIGELKLLRYLNLSHNNMDKLPASIGKLKRLQTLKLSHCHQLKKLPDEVQHLVNLKHLELEGCLHLAHMPSTLGKLTKLERLSHFTVSNNNCKHKQLQGFAELMNLKNLRGGLEILHLERLKFEEPRHVGRAYLKDKEHLWDISLKWSHDDDNNKKDNEKSLLDRLEPHPNLQGLSIKGYRGTAFSTWLSSLKNLVSFTLNNCSMCTSLPALNGFPNLKVLRLERLDSLKYITDGTKGSTELGLCMLDYLSISDCPELTSWWRPSETAHNNAILFSSLSILDVKYCPKLSSMPLYPNLDVRLILEGSSMRTLLDTINYRSTSNPAPPLSRLMRLKINNVEEESYLPNNWLENFLSLQYLWISEKMSVVKSFSHLRSLNTMTITNCTGVDLPSEEWGGLKMLRHLTIQEVAKLKSLPSGIKHLTSLAALWINGCPELETLTEEIGNLKSLNILHIENCHNLHSLPKTMSQLKSLNKLVIRSCPLLLPRCQEGTGDDWPQIRHIKDIYVAGTSEVFE; encoded by the exons ATGAGTGGACTCCGCACCATCTATGCCCAAGTACCTAAGCAACACAATAG TGATGATTGTGGAGTCTTCGTGTACAAGTACCTTCAGCAATGGAAACCTAACACCTCATTGCAGGGTTGCAACCAG GAACAAATTGCGTATTTCCGAAAAGAACTCCTCTTATCGTGCGTTCTGAGTGACTCGAACACTAAACGGGAAGAACTACTTCACCAAGTGGATAAATACTTTAAG ATGTCTTCCCCATCAGGTTTTCAATATGATGATAATAGTAATTGTGAGATTTTGCCTCCAACAAAGAAGAGTGTGACTCCAAAAGAGAGGAATGTGACATCAAAGGAAGTTGTTAGTGTGTCTCCTAGGACTCAAAAGAAGAAGGTAGCAAAAAGATACGTGGAACATATGATTGATGAGCAG GCAGGAGAGGATTTCATTCTACATTCAAATCCTACTGGGAGCACGATGGTTGAAGTTGTTCCGCATATCATCACTACACTAATGGAAAGAATGAGATGTCTAGATGCTTTTGGGAAGAAGATAACCAAAATAAAAGATAGTATCATACGCCATCTCTTACCCATCAAAATGGAGGCAGAACGAAGTGATGGTCCTGCACTCCTTCTTACACCCAATTGGCTAAATGATGTTATGGATGCGCTCACCGATTTGCGGGACTTGCTGGACGATCATGGCATTCCTGCTGACGCTACTCCACTTCCAAAGAAGCGCAACATATGTTTTTCTTCATGTCACCTTGCATCTTGTGGCCTACTTCACAATCTGCAGAAAGTCGAAAAGTGGCTACAACCCATTGTAGTTTATGTGACCCCAATGGAGATATACAAAAGAAGCATGTTGACAAAGACGGTTgtggaagaaggagaaagaaagatTGCCGGAAGAGAAAACGAAAACGAAGAAATCATAAATAGGATTTTGTCTTTGACAACAGTTGAAGGTGTTGTTTCGGTGCTTAGGATTGTGGGGATGAAAGGGATCGGGAAAACAGCACTTGCTGAATTAGTTTGCTGTGATATTAGAGTGACAACAAAATTTTCGGTGATATGGATTAGTGGTATCCATGGCAACTCTTATGTTGAGTCTGTCAAGAAAGAAATGATTCGTGAACTAGAGATAGAGGGGAAGGGAATGAAGAAAATTGAAGATCTTAATCCTGAAGAAGCCACGAGAAGAAGTAGATTCCTTCTAGTGCTGGATGATTTACGAAGCGAGAACCATGAAGAACTGCTCAGTTTGCGTAGAGAACTGAGGGAGGTTCCTGGCTCATCTGGTGGTGTAATCCTTGTAACCACGCAGAATAGTTTAGGGCCCCCCAAGCTGGTCCGATATACTTTGAGACTAGACATTCTGGGAGAGGAAAATTTTTGGGCTTTATTTGAGAAAGTTATAGGAGGAGTTTCAAGTGAATCAAAGACCAGTGATGCCCAAAAGAAGTTGATTAAAAAGTGCCGGGGAGTCCCTGCAGCAATAACAAAATTGGCAACAATGTTGAAGACTCGTGAAGCAATTTCTGAAGCAGACATAAAGAATTTGGAGCGGATATTCATGCAGGAGATGAAGACGATGTACTACGATGAGCTCCCCTCCTGGCATCTGAAACAATGCTTTGCTTATTTACCATTTATATTCCCTAAGGCAGGTCAAGCAGTCAAGGTTGAGACACTAGTTCAGCTTTGGATGGCAGAGGGATTTTTGGGCCCATTCAATTCTTCTTCTCAACCAGAAGAATTGGGAATTAGCATTATAAAAGAATTCTGTCGCAGATCAATCCTTTCCGTTAGAGAAGACCAATTTGGCAGCATTACAGATTGCGGCATGTATAACCCGCTATTGCTTGATCTGTCAAGATTCGTAGCCGGCGAGGGCCGCTGCTACATGGATGACCGTGGCGAGAGTGTCATGCAAACTGTCCGTCGAGTGTTTTTAACTCAAGACTTTGATTTTTCAAATGGGATTCCCGAATCCCTCAATAAAACTAAGAAACATTTGCGTACCATTCTCTTCCCCCTACCAGGTAACAACGACTGGTCCTCACGAATTCCACATGATGTCACATTAAGCCTGTCTGCATGTGATGCGATTTTCCGTGCGTTCGAGAGTTTGCATGTGTTGGGCCTAGCAGATTTAGGCATGAGGATGCTGCCTAGTTCAATTGGAGAGTTAAAGCTCTTAAGATACCTCAACCTATCTCATAATAACATGGACAAACTTCCCGCTTCCATTGGAAAGCTAAAGCGCTTACAGACATTAAAACTGTCCCATTGCCATCAACTCAAAAAGTTGCCTGATGAGGTACAGCATCTAGTGAATCTCAAGCATCTGGAGCTAGAGGGGTGCCTGCATCTGGCACACATGCCGTCAACATTGGGGAAGCTAACAAAGCTTGAGAGATTGTCCCATTTCACAGTCAGCAACAATAATTGCAAGCACAAGCAATTGCAAGGTTTTGCAGAATTGATGAATCTTAAAAACTTAAGAGGGGGTTTGGAAATTCTACACTTGGAGCGCTTGAAATTTGAGGAACCACGGCATGTTGGGCGTGCCTATTTGAAAGACAAAGAGCATCTTTGGGACATCAGTCTGAAATGGAGTCATGATGATGATAACAATAAGAAAGACAATGAAAAATCACTGCTGGATCGTCTTGAGCCACATCCAAATCTTCAAGGATTATCTATAAAGGGATATAGAGGTACAGCATTTTCAACTTGGCTCTCGTCCCTCAAAAATCTTGTTAGCTTTACTTTGAACAACTGCTCCATGTGCACATCTCTCCCTGCATTGAACGGATTCCCTAATCTTAAAGTTCTCAGACTTGAGAGGTTGGACTCTTTGAAATACATAACAGATGGAACCAAAGGAAGCACAGAACTGGGGTTATGCATGCTAGATTATTTGTCGATATCAGATTGCCCAGAGCTCACAAGTTGGTGGAGGCCTAGTGAAACCGCTCACAACAATGCCATATTATTTAGCTCGTTGTCAATTTTGGATGTCAAATACTGTCCAAAACTAAGTTCTATGCCATTGTATCCCAATCTTGACGTGAGGCTGATTTTGGAGGGTTCCAGCATGAGAACGTTGTTGGACACCATAAATTATAGGTCAACTTCAAATCCTGCTCCTCCCCTCTCCAGATTGATGCGGTTAAAAATTAACAACGTAGAGGAAGAGTCTTATCTACCGAATAACTGGCTAGAAAACTTTCTCTCACTCCAATATCTTTGGATCAGTGAGAAAATGTCAGTGGTCAAAAGTTTCAGCCATCTTCGCTCACTTAACACCATGACCATCACAAACTGTACAGGAGTGGACTTACCTAGTGAGGAATGGGGTGGTCTCAAAATGCTCCGGCATCTGACAATACAGGAAGTTGCTAAGCTGAAATCTCTTCCATCAGGAATCAAACATCTTACATCTCTAGCTGCTCTATGGATCAACGGTTGTCCTGAGTTAGAAACTTTGACAGAggaaataggcaatctcaaatccCTTAATATTCTTCACATTGAAAATTGCCACAACTTACATTCGCTTCCCAAAACAATGTCCCAACTCAAATCACTAAACAAGTTAGTGATTCGGAGCTGCCCATTGTTGTTGCCAAGGTGCCAAGAAGGAACCGGTGATGACTGGCCACAGATCAGGCACATCAAAGATATCTACGTGGCTGGCACTTCTGAAGTCTTTGAGTAA
- the LOC112743988 gene encoding disease resistance protein RGA2 isoform X2 — protein MSSPSGFQYDDNSNCEILPPTKKSVTPKERNVTSKEVVSVSPRTQKKKVAKRYVEHMIDEQAGEDFILHSNPTGSTMVEVVPHIITTLMERMRCLDAFGKKITKIKDSIIRHLLPIKMEAERSDGPALLLTPNWLNDVMDALTDLRDLLDDHGIPADATPLPKKRNICFSSCHLASCGLLHNLQKVEKWLQPIVVYVTPMEIYKRSMLTKTVVEEGERKIAGRENENEEIINRILSLTTVEGVVSVLRIVGMKGIGKTALAELVCCDIRVTTKFSVIWISGIHGNSYVESVKKEMIRELEIEGKGMKKIEDLNPEEATRRSRFLLVLDDLRSENHEELLSLRRELREVPGSSGGVILVTTQNSLGPPKLVRYTLRLDILGEENFWALFEKVIGGVSSESKTSDAQKKLIKKCRGVPAAITKLATMLKTREAISEADIKNLERIFMQEMKTMYYDELPSWHLKQCFAYLPFIFPKAGQAVKVETLVQLWMAEGFLGPFNSSSQPEELGISIIKEFCRRSILSVREDQFGSITDCGMYNPLLLDLSRFVAGEGRCYMDDRGESVMQTVRRVFLTQDFDFSNGIPESLNKTKKHLRTILFPLPGNNDWSSRIPHDVTLSLSACDAIFRAFESLHVLGLADLGMRMLPSSIGELKLLRYLNLSHNNMDKLPASIGKLKRLQTLKLSHCHQLKKLPDEVQHLVNLKHLELEGCLHLAHMPSTLGKLTKLERLSHFTVSNNNCKHKQLQGFAELMNLKNLRGGLEILHLERLKFEEPRHVGRAYLKDKEHLWDISLKWSHDDDNNKKDNEKSLLDRLEPHPNLQGLSIKGYRGTAFSTWLSSLKNLVSFTLNNCSMCTSLPALNGFPNLKVLRLERLDSLKYITDGTKGSTELGLCMLDYLSISDCPELTSWWRPSETAHNNAILFSSLSILDVKYCPKLSSMPLYPNLDVRLILEGSSMRTLLDTINYRSTSNPAPPLSRLMRLKINNVEEESYLPNNWLENFLSLQYLWISEKMSVVKSFSHLRSLNTMTITNCTGVDLPSEEWGGLKMLRHLTIQEVAKLKSLPSGIKHLTSLAALWINGCPELETLTEEIGNLKSLNILHIENCHNLHSLPKTMSQLKSLNKLVIRSCPLLLPRCQEGTGDDWPQIRHIKDIYVAGTSEVFE, from the exons ATGTCTTCCCCATCAGGTTTTCAATATGATGATAATAGTAATTGTGAGATTTTGCCTCCAACAAAGAAGAGTGTGACTCCAAAAGAGAGGAATGTGACATCAAAGGAAGTTGTTAGTGTGTCTCCTAGGACTCAAAAGAAGAAGGTAGCAAAAAGATACGTGGAACATATGATTGATGAGCAG GCAGGAGAGGATTTCATTCTACATTCAAATCCTACTGGGAGCACGATGGTTGAAGTTGTTCCGCATATCATCACTACACTAATGGAAAGAATGAGATGTCTAGATGCTTTTGGGAAGAAGATAACCAAAATAAAAGATAGTATCATACGCCATCTCTTACCCATCAAAATGGAGGCAGAACGAAGTGATGGTCCTGCACTCCTTCTTACACCCAATTGGCTAAATGATGTTATGGATGCGCTCACCGATTTGCGGGACTTGCTGGACGATCATGGCATTCCTGCTGACGCTACTCCACTTCCAAAGAAGCGCAACATATGTTTTTCTTCATGTCACCTTGCATCTTGTGGCCTACTTCACAATCTGCAGAAAGTCGAAAAGTGGCTACAACCCATTGTAGTTTATGTGACCCCAATGGAGATATACAAAAGAAGCATGTTGACAAAGACGGTTgtggaagaaggagaaagaaagatTGCCGGAAGAGAAAACGAAAACGAAGAAATCATAAATAGGATTTTGTCTTTGACAACAGTTGAAGGTGTTGTTTCGGTGCTTAGGATTGTGGGGATGAAAGGGATCGGGAAAACAGCACTTGCTGAATTAGTTTGCTGTGATATTAGAGTGACAACAAAATTTTCGGTGATATGGATTAGTGGTATCCATGGCAACTCTTATGTTGAGTCTGTCAAGAAAGAAATGATTCGTGAACTAGAGATAGAGGGGAAGGGAATGAAGAAAATTGAAGATCTTAATCCTGAAGAAGCCACGAGAAGAAGTAGATTCCTTCTAGTGCTGGATGATTTACGAAGCGAGAACCATGAAGAACTGCTCAGTTTGCGTAGAGAACTGAGGGAGGTTCCTGGCTCATCTGGTGGTGTAATCCTTGTAACCACGCAGAATAGTTTAGGGCCCCCCAAGCTGGTCCGATATACTTTGAGACTAGACATTCTGGGAGAGGAAAATTTTTGGGCTTTATTTGAGAAAGTTATAGGAGGAGTTTCAAGTGAATCAAAGACCAGTGATGCCCAAAAGAAGTTGATTAAAAAGTGCCGGGGAGTCCCTGCAGCAATAACAAAATTGGCAACAATGTTGAAGACTCGTGAAGCAATTTCTGAAGCAGACATAAAGAATTTGGAGCGGATATTCATGCAGGAGATGAAGACGATGTACTACGATGAGCTCCCCTCCTGGCATCTGAAACAATGCTTTGCTTATTTACCATTTATATTCCCTAAGGCAGGTCAAGCAGTCAAGGTTGAGACACTAGTTCAGCTTTGGATGGCAGAGGGATTTTTGGGCCCATTCAATTCTTCTTCTCAACCAGAAGAATTGGGAATTAGCATTATAAAAGAATTCTGTCGCAGATCAATCCTTTCCGTTAGAGAAGACCAATTTGGCAGCATTACAGATTGCGGCATGTATAACCCGCTATTGCTTGATCTGTCAAGATTCGTAGCCGGCGAGGGCCGCTGCTACATGGATGACCGTGGCGAGAGTGTCATGCAAACTGTCCGTCGAGTGTTTTTAACTCAAGACTTTGATTTTTCAAATGGGATTCCCGAATCCCTCAATAAAACTAAGAAACATTTGCGTACCATTCTCTTCCCCCTACCAGGTAACAACGACTGGTCCTCACGAATTCCACATGATGTCACATTAAGCCTGTCTGCATGTGATGCGATTTTCCGTGCGTTCGAGAGTTTGCATGTGTTGGGCCTAGCAGATTTAGGCATGAGGATGCTGCCTAGTTCAATTGGAGAGTTAAAGCTCTTAAGATACCTCAACCTATCTCATAATAACATGGACAAACTTCCCGCTTCCATTGGAAAGCTAAAGCGCTTACAGACATTAAAACTGTCCCATTGCCATCAACTCAAAAAGTTGCCTGATGAGGTACAGCATCTAGTGAATCTCAAGCATCTGGAGCTAGAGGGGTGCCTGCATCTGGCACACATGCCGTCAACATTGGGGAAGCTAACAAAGCTTGAGAGATTGTCCCATTTCACAGTCAGCAACAATAATTGCAAGCACAAGCAATTGCAAGGTTTTGCAGAATTGATGAATCTTAAAAACTTAAGAGGGGGTTTGGAAATTCTACACTTGGAGCGCTTGAAATTTGAGGAACCACGGCATGTTGGGCGTGCCTATTTGAAAGACAAAGAGCATCTTTGGGACATCAGTCTGAAATGGAGTCATGATGATGATAACAATAAGAAAGACAATGAAAAATCACTGCTGGATCGTCTTGAGCCACATCCAAATCTTCAAGGATTATCTATAAAGGGATATAGAGGTACAGCATTTTCAACTTGGCTCTCGTCCCTCAAAAATCTTGTTAGCTTTACTTTGAACAACTGCTCCATGTGCACATCTCTCCCTGCATTGAACGGATTCCCTAATCTTAAAGTTCTCAGACTTGAGAGGTTGGACTCTTTGAAATACATAACAGATGGAACCAAAGGAAGCACAGAACTGGGGTTATGCATGCTAGATTATTTGTCGATATCAGATTGCCCAGAGCTCACAAGTTGGTGGAGGCCTAGTGAAACCGCTCACAACAATGCCATATTATTTAGCTCGTTGTCAATTTTGGATGTCAAATACTGTCCAAAACTAAGTTCTATGCCATTGTATCCCAATCTTGACGTGAGGCTGATTTTGGAGGGTTCCAGCATGAGAACGTTGTTGGACACCATAAATTATAGGTCAACTTCAAATCCTGCTCCTCCCCTCTCCAGATTGATGCGGTTAAAAATTAACAACGTAGAGGAAGAGTCTTATCTACCGAATAACTGGCTAGAAAACTTTCTCTCACTCCAATATCTTTGGATCAGTGAGAAAATGTCAGTGGTCAAAAGTTTCAGCCATCTTCGCTCACTTAACACCATGACCATCACAAACTGTACAGGAGTGGACTTACCTAGTGAGGAATGGGGTGGTCTCAAAATGCTCCGGCATCTGACAATACAGGAAGTTGCTAAGCTGAAATCTCTTCCATCAGGAATCAAACATCTTACATCTCTAGCTGCTCTATGGATCAACGGTTGTCCTGAGTTAGAAACTTTGACAGAggaaataggcaatctcaaatccCTTAATATTCTTCACATTGAAAATTGCCACAACTTACATTCGCTTCCCAAAACAATGTCCCAACTCAAATCACTAAACAAGTTAGTGATTCGGAGCTGCCCATTGTTGTTGCCAAGGTGCCAAGAAGGAACCGGTGATGACTGGCCACAGATCAGGCACATCAAAGATATCTACGTGGCTGGCACTTCTGAAGTCTTTGAGTAA
- the LOC112743988 gene encoding disease resistance protein RGA2 isoform X3: MAGEDFILHSNPTGSTMVEVVPHIITTLMERMRCLDAFGKKITKIKDSIIRHLLPIKMEAERSDGPALLLTPNWLNDVMDALTDLRDLLDDHGIPADATPLPKKRNICFSSCHLASCGLLHNLQKVEKWLQPIVVYVTPMEIYKRSMLTKTVVEEGERKIAGRENENEEIINRILSLTTVEGVVSVLRIVGMKGIGKTALAELVCCDIRVTTKFSVIWISGIHGNSYVESVKKEMIRELEIEGKGMKKIEDLNPEEATRRSRFLLVLDDLRSENHEELLSLRRELREVPGSSGGVILVTTQNSLGPPKLVRYTLRLDILGEENFWALFEKVIGGVSSESKTSDAQKKLIKKCRGVPAAITKLATMLKTREAISEADIKNLERIFMQEMKTMYYDELPSWHLKQCFAYLPFIFPKAGQAVKVETLVQLWMAEGFLGPFNSSSQPEELGISIIKEFCRRSILSVREDQFGSITDCGMYNPLLLDLSRFVAGEGRCYMDDRGESVMQTVRRVFLTQDFDFSNGIPESLNKTKKHLRTILFPLPGNNDWSSRIPHDVTLSLSACDAIFRAFESLHVLGLADLGMRMLPSSIGELKLLRYLNLSHNNMDKLPASIGKLKRLQTLKLSHCHQLKKLPDEVQHLVNLKHLELEGCLHLAHMPSTLGKLTKLERLSHFTVSNNNCKHKQLQGFAELMNLKNLRGGLEILHLERLKFEEPRHVGRAYLKDKEHLWDISLKWSHDDDNNKKDNEKSLLDRLEPHPNLQGLSIKGYRGTAFSTWLSSLKNLVSFTLNNCSMCTSLPALNGFPNLKVLRLERLDSLKYITDGTKGSTELGLCMLDYLSISDCPELTSWWRPSETAHNNAILFSSLSILDVKYCPKLSSMPLYPNLDVRLILEGSSMRTLLDTINYRSTSNPAPPLSRLMRLKINNVEEESYLPNNWLENFLSLQYLWISEKMSVVKSFSHLRSLNTMTITNCTGVDLPSEEWGGLKMLRHLTIQEVAKLKSLPSGIKHLTSLAALWINGCPELETLTEEIGNLKSLNILHIENCHNLHSLPKTMSQLKSLNKLVIRSCPLLLPRCQEGTGDDWPQIRHIKDIYVAGTSEVFE, encoded by the exons ATG GCAGGAGAGGATTTCATTCTACATTCAAATCCTACTGGGAGCACGATGGTTGAAGTTGTTCCGCATATCATCACTACACTAATGGAAAGAATGAGATGTCTAGATGCTTTTGGGAAGAAGATAACCAAAATAAAAGATAGTATCATACGCCATCTCTTACCCATCAAAATGGAGGCAGAACGAAGTGATGGTCCTGCACTCCTTCTTACACCCAATTGGCTAAATGATGTTATGGATGCGCTCACCGATTTGCGGGACTTGCTGGACGATCATGGCATTCCTGCTGACGCTACTCCACTTCCAAAGAAGCGCAACATATGTTTTTCTTCATGTCACCTTGCATCTTGTGGCCTACTTCACAATCTGCAGAAAGTCGAAAAGTGGCTACAACCCATTGTAGTTTATGTGACCCCAATGGAGATATACAAAAGAAGCATGTTGACAAAGACGGTTgtggaagaaggagaaagaaagatTGCCGGAAGAGAAAACGAAAACGAAGAAATCATAAATAGGATTTTGTCTTTGACAACAGTTGAAGGTGTTGTTTCGGTGCTTAGGATTGTGGGGATGAAAGGGATCGGGAAAACAGCACTTGCTGAATTAGTTTGCTGTGATATTAGAGTGACAACAAAATTTTCGGTGATATGGATTAGTGGTATCCATGGCAACTCTTATGTTGAGTCTGTCAAGAAAGAAATGATTCGTGAACTAGAGATAGAGGGGAAGGGAATGAAGAAAATTGAAGATCTTAATCCTGAAGAAGCCACGAGAAGAAGTAGATTCCTTCTAGTGCTGGATGATTTACGAAGCGAGAACCATGAAGAACTGCTCAGTTTGCGTAGAGAACTGAGGGAGGTTCCTGGCTCATCTGGTGGTGTAATCCTTGTAACCACGCAGAATAGTTTAGGGCCCCCCAAGCTGGTCCGATATACTTTGAGACTAGACATTCTGGGAGAGGAAAATTTTTGGGCTTTATTTGAGAAAGTTATAGGAGGAGTTTCAAGTGAATCAAAGACCAGTGATGCCCAAAAGAAGTTGATTAAAAAGTGCCGGGGAGTCCCTGCAGCAATAACAAAATTGGCAACAATGTTGAAGACTCGTGAAGCAATTTCTGAAGCAGACATAAAGAATTTGGAGCGGATATTCATGCAGGAGATGAAGACGATGTACTACGATGAGCTCCCCTCCTGGCATCTGAAACAATGCTTTGCTTATTTACCATTTATATTCCCTAAGGCAGGTCAAGCAGTCAAGGTTGAGACACTAGTTCAGCTTTGGATGGCAGAGGGATTTTTGGGCCCATTCAATTCTTCTTCTCAACCAGAAGAATTGGGAATTAGCATTATAAAAGAATTCTGTCGCAGATCAATCCTTTCCGTTAGAGAAGACCAATTTGGCAGCATTACAGATTGCGGCATGTATAACCCGCTATTGCTTGATCTGTCAAGATTCGTAGCCGGCGAGGGCCGCTGCTACATGGATGACCGTGGCGAGAGTGTCATGCAAACTGTCCGTCGAGTGTTTTTAACTCAAGACTTTGATTTTTCAAATGGGATTCCCGAATCCCTCAATAAAACTAAGAAACATTTGCGTACCATTCTCTTCCCCCTACCAGGTAACAACGACTGGTCCTCACGAATTCCACATGATGTCACATTAAGCCTGTCTGCATGTGATGCGATTTTCCGTGCGTTCGAGAGTTTGCATGTGTTGGGCCTAGCAGATTTAGGCATGAGGATGCTGCCTAGTTCAATTGGAGAGTTAAAGCTCTTAAGATACCTCAACCTATCTCATAATAACATGGACAAACTTCCCGCTTCCATTGGAAAGCTAAAGCGCTTACAGACATTAAAACTGTCCCATTGCCATCAACTCAAAAAGTTGCCTGATGAGGTACAGCATCTAGTGAATCTCAAGCATCTGGAGCTAGAGGGGTGCCTGCATCTGGCACACATGCCGTCAACATTGGGGAAGCTAACAAAGCTTGAGAGATTGTCCCATTTCACAGTCAGCAACAATAATTGCAAGCACAAGCAATTGCAAGGTTTTGCAGAATTGATGAATCTTAAAAACTTAAGAGGGGGTTTGGAAATTCTACACTTGGAGCGCTTGAAATTTGAGGAACCACGGCATGTTGGGCGTGCCTATTTGAAAGACAAAGAGCATCTTTGGGACATCAGTCTGAAATGGAGTCATGATGATGATAACAATAAGAAAGACAATGAAAAATCACTGCTGGATCGTCTTGAGCCACATCCAAATCTTCAAGGATTATCTATAAAGGGATATAGAGGTACAGCATTTTCAACTTGGCTCTCGTCCCTCAAAAATCTTGTTAGCTTTACTTTGAACAACTGCTCCATGTGCACATCTCTCCCTGCATTGAACGGATTCCCTAATCTTAAAGTTCTCAGACTTGAGAGGTTGGACTCTTTGAAATACATAACAGATGGAACCAAAGGAAGCACAGAACTGGGGTTATGCATGCTAGATTATTTGTCGATATCAGATTGCCCAGAGCTCACAAGTTGGTGGAGGCCTAGTGAAACCGCTCACAACAATGCCATATTATTTAGCTCGTTGTCAATTTTGGATGTCAAATACTGTCCAAAACTAAGTTCTATGCCATTGTATCCCAATCTTGACGTGAGGCTGATTTTGGAGGGTTCCAGCATGAGAACGTTGTTGGACACCATAAATTATAGGTCAACTTCAAATCCTGCTCCTCCCCTCTCCAGATTGATGCGGTTAAAAATTAACAACGTAGAGGAAGAGTCTTATCTACCGAATAACTGGCTAGAAAACTTTCTCTCACTCCAATATCTTTGGATCAGTGAGAAAATGTCAGTGGTCAAAAGTTTCAGCCATCTTCGCTCACTTAACACCATGACCATCACAAACTGTACAGGAGTGGACTTACCTAGTGAGGAATGGGGTGGTCTCAAAATGCTCCGGCATCTGACAATACAGGAAGTTGCTAAGCTGAAATCTCTTCCATCAGGAATCAAACATCTTACATCTCTAGCTGCTCTATGGATCAACGGTTGTCCTGAGTTAGAAACTTTGACAGAggaaataggcaatctcaaatccCTTAATATTCTTCACATTGAAAATTGCCACAACTTACATTCGCTTCCCAAAACAATGTCCCAACTCAAATCACTAAACAAGTTAGTGATTCGGAGCTGCCCATTGTTGTTGCCAAGGTGCCAAGAAGGAACCGGTGATGACTGGCCACAGATCAGGCACATCAAAGATATCTACGTGGCTGGCACTTCTGAAGTCTTTGAGTAA